The genomic DNA GGTGGTAGCCGTTGTGCCGCAGCCAGGCGAACACCTCGGCCAGCGTGCGCTCGTCGATGGCGGTGCCGTCGGGCGAACTCTCGAAGCTCGCGCGCACGTTGCTGCGCACGTCGTGGAAGGAGAGCACGCGAAAGCTCAGGCCGTCGTCGGTATCGGCGGGCGGCAGCGGCTGGGCCGCGCCGGGCAGCGCGAGCGCCAGCAGCAGCCAGGCCATGGCCGCGCGCAGCAGGGTGGTCAGGTCGGTTCGCATCAGGGCAGGGGCATCGAAAGATTCAGGAAGACGCTGCGCTGCCGTTCGCGCACGCCGTCATAGGGATGGCTGGAGATACCCAGCCCGTAGCGCAGGGTCAGCTTCGGCCCCAGGTTCCACCTGTGCTCGTAGCGCACGCTCCACAGCGGGCCAGTGCCGAAGCCGGCCTGGCGATAGCTGCCGCCGCCGATCTCCACGGCCTGGAAGAACTGCCTGTCGTCGCTTTTCCAGTGGAGCCATTGCGCACGCACGGTGAGCAGGGCGCTGGCATCGCGGGGCGGGCTGAAGTACGCAACCTCCTGCTGCCGGCCGCGGCTGGCGCCGGCGCTGAGCCGGGTCTCGAGCTGGAAGCGCGGCGTGCTGACCCAGCGTTCGCGCCACGTGAAGTCGAGGGCGTTGCGCAGGTTGCCGTCGCTGAAGTCGAGCCGCTGCCATTGCAGCTCGAAGCGGCGCGACTCGTTGACCACGTGGCTCACGCCCAGGCCGGTTTCGCGCGCACCGATGCGTGCAATGCGCGCCTTCCAGGGCAGCTCCTTGCTGTCGCCGTCGAAGGTGGCCGAGAGCCGCCATGCGTCCCCGGCGCGGTAGTCGACGCGCGCGGCCGCGCTGGTGCGATAGGGTCCGGTGTTCGAATGCTGCACGGCGCCCTCGGCCAGCCAGCGGCCGCGCTGCCAGGCGAGTCCGATGCCGCCGCGTGCCCAGTTTCCGTTGCCGTCCGAAGTGTCTGCGCGGCCCAGCACCTGGTCGTAGAAGATGCGCCATTCGTCGTCGATCAGCCCCGAGCTGAGCCGGCTCGCAACACGCCATTCGCGGTTCGCGATGGCGGCGGCGCCGGAGGCTGCCTCGGCATCGAGGTCGAGCCGCGGGCCGGTGGCTGCGCGCCGCTTGCGGGCCAGGTCGCGCACCTGGGCGGTGTCGGGTGCGTCGGCCTCGAGCGATTCGGCGCGGCGGCGGGCCTCGCGGAATTCGCCGGCATCGAGCAGCGCCTCGACATGGCCGGCGCGTGCGCCGATGTCGTGCGGGTGGTCGGCGGCCAGTGCTTCATAGCGCGCGAGCGACGCCTCGGGGTGGTCGCGCAGCCGTTCGGCCAGGCCTGCGCCGGCGGCGAAGCCGGCGTTGAGAGGCGCTTCGCCGGTCAGCAGCGCGAAGCGCCGCTGCGCGAGCGCATGCCGGTCGCCGTAGAGCAGCAGCATGGCGCGCATGCCGTTCGCTTCGGTGTACTCGCCATTCGGCAGGCCCGCCTCGGGCGCGAGGCGCAGCGTGGCGGGCGTGGCGCCCTCGATGCGCGCGAGCAGCGCATCGGCTTCCTCGAATCGGCCGGTATCGAGGTAGGCGTAGGCCAGCCCCTGGTAGATCGGATCGGCGGCCGGCAGTGCCGGGCCGCTGCCGGCCACAGCCGCCTCGAACAGCGGCACCGCATCGACCGAGCGGCGTTCCTGCGCGAAGGCGCGGGCCGCGGCGCCGAGCGCATAGGGCGGCAGCACCGATCCGTCGGCGCGCAGTGCCTCGAACAGCGCAATGGCGTCGGCCGGGCGGCCGCGCTCGACCAGCGCCAGCAGCCGATCGGACTGCAGCTGCAGGCGAACGGAGCGCCACGCATCGGCATCGGCAGGGTCGGCGTGCAGTGCCGATGCATCGAGCCGGGCCAGCGCGAACTCCTGCTGCGCCAACACCTTGTCGAGTGCGGCCACGCGCGCCGCACCGACGCGCTCGTCGCGCTCCAGCACCGCCCAGCGCAGTTGCTGTGCGAGCGCCTGCTGCTGCAGGGTGCACAAGACCAGCGCCGTGAAGGCGCCGGGATTCGCGCGCTCCGCCGCTTCGGCTTCCTCGAAGGCCGCGGATGCGGCACCGCTCGACGCCAGCAGCAGTTCGGCTTCGCGCTGCGCATCGCGCGAAGCCGGCAGGCGGGCGCGCCAGACGGCGATGGCCTCGCCCTGCAGCGCGAGGTCCTGCGTGCGGCGCGCCGCCAGGGCCAGCGCGCCGAGCGCGTAGTCGTGCAGGCTGGCAGGCGGCCCTTGGCGGCCCAGCGCCGCGGCATCGGCGAACTGGCCGTCTGCGGCAGCGATCGCCACGGCATCGGAAATGATGCGTTGCCGCTCGGCATGGCCCGGCGCTGCCGCCAGCCATGTCCTCAACTGCTGCAGCGCCTGCAGCGCCTGCAGCGGCGCGATGCGATGCGCGCGATAGGCGGCGATCAATGCATCGTGTTGCTGCGGCGTATAGATGGCCGCAGCGTGATCGGCTGCCGCGGGCGAGGCAATGGCAACCGGGGCCGCCGGTGCGGCGGAGGCGCCGAACGCCAGCAGGCAGACGACCGGAGGCAGCTTCCGCAAAGCCTGTGTGAGGTATCGAGGCCATGGGTCGGCCGGCGCCGCATTGCGTCCAGCCACGACCGTGCCTCCATCGTTCTTGTGGATTGACACTCTGCTCCCTTTGATAGCACTCCTGCACGGCGAATCGCCGTTCAGGGCAGAACTTCTCGAAGCCACGAAAGCTGTATTGAAAAGTTCCTAGAAAGTGACTCTATGGGAGTTTGTTAACAAACTACTCACAAGCGATGAAAGATGTGACCAGAGCGTGAACTGATTCGCAGATCAAGGGGCATCGAGGCTTCCACGTGCGCTTCGCACGGGCCATCTGGGCGCCGGCAGCGCCTCAGCCTAAGATCGCGAGATGCACGCACAACCGGCCTCCCTGCCCCGCTTCTGGTCCCAGCTCACCACGCGCGATTTCGCGGCGCTCGACGCGGCTGCCACGGTCGCGGTGCTGCCCCTCGGCGCCACCGAGCAGCACGGGCCCCATCTGCCGCTGGGCGTGGACACGGTGCTGGCCGACGGCATCGTCGCCGCGGCGCTGCCGCTGCTGCCGGCCGCGCTGCCGGTGCTGTTCCTGCCGACGCAGCAGATCGGCCTGAGCCCCGAGCACGCGCGCTTCGCGGGCACGCTCACGCTGTCGGCCGAGACCTTGATCCGCATGTGGAAGGAGATCGGCGCCGGCGTGGCGCATGCCGGCGTGAAGAAGCTGGTGCTGTTCAATGCGCACGGCGGCCACGTGGGCGCGATGGACATCGTGGCGCGCGAGCTGCGCGCGGCGCACGGCCTCATCGTCTACAGCGTGAGCTGGTTCAACCTGCCGCTGGGCGATGCGGGCGCGCAGTTCGGCGCCCACGAACACCGCTTCGGCGTGCATGCGGGCGAGATCGAGACCTCGATGATGCTGGCCCTGGCGCCGCAGCAGGTGCGCATGGGCGAGGCGAAGAATTTTCGCTCCACCTCCGAGCAGCGCGCGGCCGGCTACGCGATTCTCGGCAACGGCAAGAGCGCCAAGCTCGGCTGGGCCATGGAGGACTACAACGCACAGGGCGCGGCCGGCAACGCCGCCGCCGCGACGGCGCCGCGCGGGCAGGCTGTTGTCGATGCGGCTGCGGAGCAGCTCGCACTGTTGCTGGCGGAGGTGTCTCGGATGCCGCTGGATACGGCCCGTACGGGGCCGCTGCCGTAGCCGTTCAGGCCGCCCAGCCAACGCCCCCCAGCACCTCGGCAAACATGCCGGAATCGACATTGCCGCCGCTCAGGCAGATGCCCAGCGTCTTTCCGCGCCAGCGCTCCTGCTGCTGGAGCGCACCCGCCAGCGCCGCGGCGCCAGCGCCTTCGGCCACGTTGTGCGTGTCGCTGAAGAGAATGCGCATGGCCTCGGCCACCTCGTCGTCGGTGACGGCGATCACGTCGTCGGCCTCGCGCAGGATCACCTCCAGCGATTCGGGCACCGGCGTGCGGCAGGCCATGCCGTCGGCCAGCCGCGTGCCGGCCGGCGACTCGACGGGCCGGCCTGCGCGGAACGAATCGCGGTACGCCGTGGCATGCGCCGACACCACGCCGACGAGCCGGGTCGACACGCCGCAGTGCGCCCGCGCGGCGGCCCCGGCCGCGAAGCCGGAGCCCAGCCCGATCGGGATGAACAGCACGTCGGGCGGCGCATCTTTCAGTGCGCTGAAGAATTCGACATACGCCGTCGACACGCCGCGCACCAGCTCGCGGTGGAACGAGGGCACGCGGTGCATGCCGTCGCGCTCCGCAAGCAGGGCCGCATGCTCCGCGGCCGCCTGGAAGTCGTCGCCATGCTCGACCAGCTGCACGCCCAGTGCGCGCATCGCGGCGTTCTTCTCGAGCGAGTTGCCATGCGGCACCACGATGGTGGCCGCGAGCCCGTGGCGCCGCGCCGCAAAGCCGACCGACTGCCCGTGGTTGCCGCGCGTGGCGCTGATCGCATGGCGCACGCCGGGTTGCTCGCGCGCCAGCGTCTCGAAATAGGTCAGCCCGCCGCGGATCTTGAAGGCGCCCGCGGGCGTGTGGTTCTCGTGCTTGGCCCACACCGTGCAGCCGAGGCGCTGCGCGAGCAGCGGCCATGCGTACTGCGGCGTGGGCGGCATGGCGGCACCCACGGTGCGCTGCGCGGCTTCGATTTCTTCGCGGCTGAATCTCACGCGCTTTCCTTTTTCACTTGCGTTCCGTCAGCGCCACGCGCACCGCCAGTGCGGCCAGCACGCTGCCCATGACGTAGCGCTGCGCGCGCAGCCAGCCGGCGCTTTGCGAGAGCACGGCCGTGATGCTCGCGGCGCCGAGGATCATCACGGTGTTGACCGCGGCGCTGCTGGCCATCTGCGCGACGCCCAGCTGCATGCTCTGCAGCAGC from Variovorax sp. V93 includes the following:
- a CDS encoding threonine dehydratase; the protein is MRFSREEIEAAQRTVGAAMPPTPQYAWPLLAQRLGCTVWAKHENHTPAGAFKIRGGLTYFETLAREQPGVRHAISATRGNHGQSVGFAARRHGLAATIVVPHGNSLEKNAAMRALGVQLVEHGDDFQAAAEHAALLAERDGMHRVPSFHRELVRGVSTAYVEFFSALKDAPPDVLFIPIGLGSGFAAGAAARAHCGVSTRLVGVVSAHATAYRDSFRAGRPVESPAGTRLADGMACRTPVPESLEVILREADDVIAVTDDEVAEAMRILFSDTHNVAEGAGAAALAGALQQQERWRGKTLGICLSGGNVDSGMFAEVLGGVGWAA
- the pgaA gene encoding poly-beta-1,6 N-acetyl-D-glucosamine export porin PgaA, which encodes MRKLPPVVCLLAFGASAAPAAPVAIASPAAADHAAAIYTPQQHDALIAAYRAHRIAPLQALQALQQLRTWLAAAPGHAERQRIISDAVAIAAADGQFADAAALGRQGPPASLHDYALGALALAARRTQDLALQGEAIAVWRARLPASRDAQREAELLLASSGAASAAFEEAEAAERANPGAFTALVLCTLQQQALAQQLRWAVLERDERVGAARVAALDKVLAQQEFALARLDASALHADPADADAWRSVRLQLQSDRLLALVERGRPADAIALFEALRADGSVLPPYALGAAARAFAQERRSVDAVPLFEAAVAGSGPALPAADPIYQGLAYAYLDTGRFEEADALLARIEGATPATLRLAPEAGLPNGEYTEANGMRAMLLLYGDRHALAQRRFALLTGEAPLNAGFAAGAGLAERLRDHPEASLARYEALAADHPHDIGARAGHVEALLDAGEFREARRRAESLEADAPDTAQVRDLARKRRAATGPRLDLDAEAASGAAAIANREWRVASRLSSGLIDDEWRIFYDQVLGRADTSDGNGNWARGGIGLAWQRGRWLAEGAVQHSNTGPYRTSAAARVDYRAGDAWRLSATFDGDSKELPWKARIARIGARETGLGVSHVVNESRRFELQWQRLDFSDGNLRNALDFTWRERWVSTPRFQLETRLSAGASRGRQQEVAYFSPPRDASALLTVRAQWLHWKSDDRQFFQAVEIGGGSYRQAGFGTGPLWSVRYEHRWNLGPKLTLRYGLGISSHPYDGVRERQRSVFLNLSMPLP
- a CDS encoding creatininase family protein is translated as MHAQPASLPRFWSQLTTRDFAALDAAATVAVLPLGATEQHGPHLPLGVDTVLADGIVAAALPLLPAALPVLFLPTQQIGLSPEHARFAGTLTLSAETLIRMWKEIGAGVAHAGVKKLVLFNAHGGHVGAMDIVARELRAAHGLIVYSVSWFNLPLGDAGAQFGAHEHRFGVHAGEIETSMMLALAPQQVRMGEAKNFRSTSEQRAAGYAILGNGKSAKLGWAMEDYNAQGAAGNAAAATAPRGQAVVDAAAEQLALLLAEVSRMPLDTARTGPLP